One Gossypium hirsutum isolate 1008001.06 chromosome A08, Gossypium_hirsutum_v2.1, whole genome shotgun sequence genomic window, attatgtcatgttCTTAGTATGTAAATTAGTGATATTTATGTCACACTCtgaataaatatgttaaatagcatatttcaattaatataaaattgcataagaaatcattttacacaagtaaattgaaaataaattaagagtataTAAATATTCAAGAAATGGATACGTGTGACAAATAGAGTAATTTTTGAACAAATATGATCAGATATGTCATTCCACATATCTTATTCTCGATTAGTTGTGGAAAAAATTGCTCATCCTAGCATTTTTTATATTGGAGGTTCTAGTTTAACAAGCTCTTGAAACCTCACCAAACATTACAATTAGGTGATTTGACTACCCAATCTTTTATTTGTACCCAAATAAGCTAAAAAGAACCCAAAACTATTTATGAGTTGAAGATTAGAAGCTATGGACAGTTTTATAcattatgtaataaaaaaatagatatgatcaGAAGTTataacaaaattattaataaaaaaatatttttttccgaAGAAATATACAACAAACATttcaaattaaacattaattttaaaatgcaagtatgttttaatattatattactaGAAATACTATGAAACGCTACGAAACACCTTCAAGcaattatttttttgttgaaaatgcgAAAACATTGGACTTAATTTATACCTATTTGGTTATTCACCAACTCAATTATGCTTGGCATTTTACAGgtgttatatattatttgttaatatattttacaaatttaattgtgaaaattataaatttaaaatataaatatgtattaaaaatgacatataataaataataaaacatatgatttgaaattaattaattataataataagtaaaatttgtatgatattaaaataaaaataaataaattaaattatgagtaaaataaaatttaaaaacataaatatattaaataaataatactaaatTCGTTACAATTATTTAATGGTTTTGTCACCAAATTAGAGgtggcccgaaggcccgcccgaaaaatgggagggtttgagtaaaaatataggccctaaaaatgggcttggacaaaaaacgatgcccgtttagaaaacgggccgggcccctggtaagatttttttggcccgggtcTGGCCCGGtccgattttaatattaaattatttttatttttaattttaagtaacttTAGTACTTTGACTTTactctttttgttatttttaatgttattttgatattgtaaaacttttgttattaatataatttggttcttaatttagttttaatttgtttcaatttttcaattttaatataattactttttattatatttttaatttatgtattattttaagaattatttttgtctcattttttatttgttttttttaatatttgtttttatgtttttaaatgtatttgatttattatttttaaattttttttatttaataaaaaaagcaaaaaaaaattaatatggtcGGGCTAGGCCGGGCCAGGCTCGGGCCTACTATTTTTTCCTGAGCCagacttggacaaatttttaggcctatATTTCGGGCAGGGCCGGGCCTAAAAATGGGCAAAAaatttttatgggcccggcccggcccggcccatgcacacctctacacCAAATGTAAGTTAGTGTTAAATTAACTTGTGActcaattaataacattattaatatatacaattgatggagataataaattgtacatattaaaataaaaatatataaaatacattaaaataaaactttagttgagtagtaaatttaaaattttactaatccAATTGGTATGGATTTAAATCTCAtaataagtatatttttattggtttttgttaaaataaaaaaactaaaaaaccgtttaataatataatttttttaattacataaagaCATTTTCAGAGTTTCTTAATCAAGTCAGTGCTCAATTGACACGTGATACAAATTCAGTTAAAGGCTTTATTAATAGTATAGGTACTATATATGCGTCaaaaaacatatattattatttattaatattaaagtaataaaaatatttcataattatttttttaatattttaaagtaaattttaacttaaactcAAGTCAGTGGGCCGATTTTAGAttacaatcatatatattatttaaagtaAAAGTTTCatgtattttagaaaaaaaaatttaactagtGAAAAATTCTTTTTGTGACAAGTGGTATTATTATTTGTGCaataaattaacatttttatttgttgTTATGAAGTACACCCCTTTTCGTATTATTTCGAAGTTAAAATATGATCGTGTaaaatatgcaataattattaattactgtatatttgattataaaatatggtaagaaataaataaaataaaaatttctattatatttaGATTCTAAATATAATTACCAACTAAcgaatttatataatatatttttataaaatttagatattttatatatacatttaaaaaatattaatttcaatttaattatttatcacctATTTTGATAGCATTTAACGctaatttcaattaattagatTAAAAGGTTAGGCTATTAATGTTTTCTTTTAAAGTACATAagttattttaaacttttttctgttaaaaaaagtAAACATAGATTACAGGGACACTCAAACTAATGGTTGTTATACCATagattataacatattttaattattatacgCTATCAATTcttatatagattttaaaatttaaatctaacgAATTGAGTATTAATTCGATTGACATTGATATATTGTTAGTGTAGGAAGACATAAGTTTGAGTACATTAAAATATATTGTCCTCctatttaagaattaaaaaatgttataaataattctagatattatatcaaaatgaatagatATAATAACAACCGTATATATTACCTACTAAaagttttacttttctttttcccttttttaaacgtcaaattttgaattttctttgTATTTATAATTATAGAGTATTGGTTTTCATTTGAAATTTCCAAATGACAATTAGATGATTAGTTTTGTGATTAACAGTGAAAAGTTAATAGAAGTAAAAAAGAcggaaataaattgattaatattaTGGAAAGAAGAAAAGGAATAGGCGTAGGAGTCGTGGACGTTGGTTGTCCCAAATCCCAATCAAGAAGAGATTAGAAAATGATGACGGCATCATACGGCACCCACCGTAACATAATAATAGAATAAAGCTTGAAAGTGATCGACCGACCGGGCTAATCGGGTCACTATAAATAGATGGAAATAATAACACCCGAGTATCCAGCATGGGCATTGATTAAAAATAACCCCTAAAATAAAGCGGTTTCTTGGTTCACACGAGAGGGACTCCCCCGATTCTCAAGTCTCTCCCACCCAAACATATCACAATAAATTAGGTATTCCACCTTCTATTTTTCCCCCAAACACGCATGCAAAtcgtttttctttttctaattctttTCTGACACACACACAAATTTCGAAGCTCTGGATTCCACCTCTTCCCGTCCTCGCCGACGGTGCTTATGCCGGTTGGTTTCCAGGTATCTAATTCCGTTTATTTTCACATGGATCTGATCTCATCCGgtttaatttcttcttttctcttctctgtgttttttttttggttaggattagattaggagttttttttttcaattcaaatggATCTAttgtcttttatttttgttttgcgtttttagtaatttaatcTATTATGTTTTGCACTTTTTATTTTGTCACGAAATttctttagtatttatttattttttttcgtgaAATGTTCTGTTGCTGTTTCTATTTGGCGTGTTTGTCTCATATCCTATTTGTTTGGTTTATATACAGGGAATATATATACAGGGAATAggaattgtttttatttataatcaggcattgaaatttttttaatgatatgaTTGCTCGCTGCTAGTTATGCATTCTTGCTTGAATATTGCTTGAATTTGATATAGCCTCTACTCCTTTATGGGGTTTCGCTTTCTAAGATGTATATACTACACTTTTTGGACATTCTTTGATGCCGTATGCTTAAATTAGGATCTGTGTTGACTCAAGTTTCCATTGATGTTATTTTAATGTTAGATTGCACCGGACTTGGATTTAAAGGGATTTAGCTTTCCTTTCAAGACATGGAGAAAGCCTGCTTCTGGTCAAATTGCAACCTTTTCCGGGTTTTTTTATTCCAAGAAGCACTTGACTGGCGGTTTATTGTCCATGGAGATTCTCTTTTGGTTTCTTTTGTCAATTGCACTTAGTGCCCAGCCTCCTCTTAATACTCAACACGGAGCCGCAATGCATTTTGTTTTCTAAGATAGGTGCTAGATCTTTAGCACACTTGTGTAAGTAAgcgttttttattctctttttgaCCAAAGAATATGATAGGTAGGCTCTGAATGTTTTAATTGGCAGTGCATTGTtgatacaacatgcagtcatcaGAAAACACCTTCCAGGTACACTATATATTCTCATATTTATCTTTTCTCAATCCATCAACGATCTATTCCTTTCCTAACCTTTatcatattttgtttttttctcttctaTTATCACAGGGCTTGTAGTAATTGAGTGAAAGTTGCTTACTAAGCATTAGCATTAGTAGTTCTTAGTTAATGTTTTGCTGTTTGTCCTGATGGATACTGATTAATGAGGGTATGTTGGTTTGCTGAGCATTCTGCAACTGCTTCTATTTAGTATAGATGAGTTAACTGCAATTAAGCTCTTGAACTGAGTGAGTGTATCTTGAGCTTGGAATCCTTCCTTTTGGCTGGAGCAATCATTCTGATCGTATCAGTATGTTTTGTGGAGCTCATCCATTCCTTTCGTTGATGCCTTTTTTTGGTCTTGAAGCTGCGGGTTTGATACCAAATAAGGCTTTGAAGCCCATCCACCATAAAAACACTGGCTTAATGTTATTGCACGTTTCCAGCAGAAATTAATGGTGGATTTAGCTTATCTCCAAAGCagtttgtttatgttttatagtttTAAGTACAAGCCATCTTTTACCGAAGATAATTGTCACATGTCTATCCTTGGTTCTTATAAATCTCCTGAATAAAGAAAGGGCTAATTTTTGTTCCGCAAGAAAATGGACAGGTAAGTTGTTTAGTTTGGGATGTGCTATACAGTATTGATTTTCTGCATGGTAATTTATGCTTATCATTGTTTGGCATGATATTAGGTACAAGTTAATTAAGGAAGTTGGAGATGGAACATTTGGGAGGGTGTGGCGAGCTATTCATAAGCAGTCTGGGGAAATTGTGAGTATGCTTGGAAtgttatttacttaaaaaattttaatagcaTTTTTTGTTGATTAAGTTGATATTGGAATATCCTTTTCAAATGAATACTATCTGTTTTGAAGGTTGCGAttaagaaaatgaagaagaaatattACTCGTGGGAAGAGTGTGTGAATCTGAGAGAAGTTAAGGTAGTACTAGTTGCTTTATTCTTGTTTTTCTTGTATTCATTATATTTCTTAGACATGATAGTCTGTTTCTTTTGACAGTCACTGCAGAGAATGAATCATCCAAATATCGTGAAGCTTAAGGAAGTCATCAGGGAACATGACATTTTATACTTTGTTTTTGAATACATGGTAAGTGATCAGCATCTATTTGTGTTCTTTAATCATTGGGGTTTTACTGAAACATGAAATTCTTCCAGGAATGCAACCTTTACCAACTTATGAAAGACAGGGAAAAACTTTTTTCTGAAGTTGAAATCAGAAATTGGTGTTTCCAAGTCTTCCAAGGTCTTGCATACATGCACCAGCGTGGATATTTTCATCGCGACCTAAAGCCTGGTATTCTGTTTAACTTTTTCCTACAAAATTCATGTTTATATTTGTTTCGTCTACTCTAAGAAATATCCTGCAACTAACTGCCCTTCTCTTCTAGAGAATTTGTTGGTTACTAAAGATATAATCAAAATTGCTGATTTTGGTCTTGCAcgtgaaataaattcaagtccaCCATACACTGAGTATGTCTCAACACGCTGGTAGGTTTGGTACTTTAGAATTTAGTGTttgggtttctttttctttttaattttatatattcattGCAACTTATCTGTGTCTTGTATTCCTTGCATTTTAGGTATCGTGCCCCTGAAGTACTCCTTCAATCATACCTGTATACTTCAATAGTTGGCAAGTTTTCACTGCATTTGATAGTCATTTACTTTAGGATAGAAGTAGTGACAGCCTTTTATAACTATGCTTTTTCTACTTATTGCAGATATGTGGGCGATGGGTGCAATCATGGCTGAGTTATTCACCTTACGTCCTCTTTTTCCTGGAACAAGGTATGTTCTTATGATGTTATCTAACTATCTTTTCTAATTTGTTTGGCATGGCTGGTTATTCATTGAAACTTCATCATTGGTGCAGTGAAGCAGATGAGATCTACAAAATTTGTAGTGTAATAGGTACTCCAACTAAGGATTCATGGCCTGATGGGCTTAATCTTGCAAGGGCTATAAACTACCAATTCCCACAGGTCGTCTTCTTGATGTTCTTTTACACAGATTGTACCATTGTAGCATGATTTCCAAGTTAATTTTAGCAGGTGGGGCTGCTATTGATTATCTTTTGAGTGCATGAaatcttatatttttttcaatctcttttattCAACATTGCAGTTTGCTGGTGTGCATCTGTCTGCATTGATACCATCAGCAAGCGACGATGCAATCAGCCTTATTACAGTTAAGTGCATTTCTGCTGACTTTGTTAGTTATTATTCTTTCACACCCTACATTTGAAATGGATTTCTGTTTTTGTGATTtggaccattattatttttatttggatgCTTGAAGAAAAATTGACATTTGCTTTGTTGCTTGTTTTAGTCTCTCTGTTCGTGGGATCCTTGCAAAAGGCCAACTGCTGCCGAGGCCCTTCAACATCCATTCTTTCAGGTGGTATCCTTTATAAGTAGATTATGGTATCTAATTATGATATTTAAGATGCATTTATGTTATAGCTAGTGCTCCGCTGAAGGAATTTCTTATGATGTGCAGGGTTGTTTTTATGTTCCTCCATCTCTTCGTCCCAGAATAGCTGTTTCTAGAACTCCTCCATCTGGTTTGTTCTAAAACATTAACATTTTTCTATTATGTTTGGAGGAGGTATATTATTTGGTTTCACTTGTTGCTAATTTCTAATTCGCATGCTTGTAGCTGGGGTTAGAGGAACATTGGAACAGCAATCTGTTAGGAGGTATTCTGGGGCTCAGCCCAATGGGAAATTCACTGGCAGTTTTTCTTCTCTGAAAACAAATGCTTCCTTCAGCACAGGTGCTGATTGTATGTGTTTTAATACAGACTTAATTTACTATTGATATTGGATGTTGAATGCATGAACTAGTATCTTTAAAGGGCATTGATATGATAAAAGGTGTTGTAGCTATGTTTATGGTCAAACTAAGCAAGACATACAACTCGTTTTTGTTAAGCTTGAGTGCTTGCTGAAGGAAATCGCAATTAAATTGTCAGCAATACATTTTTTTATGGAGTTGCATTTAGTTGTGATTTGTTGTGGATTCTTGCAGGTGCGCAACGCAAGCCTGAGTTGCTTAATCAGGTAATCCATGTTTAAATGTTATTGCTTATGTAATGATATTTTTCCTTGGGTTGCTCCTAAATATGATCTTTTGACTTTGCCCTTCTCTGAAGGATCTGAGAAAGAATGATAAACCCTTGAAGAACTATAGCAAACAAACAAGGTATTGGCCACCTGGAAGAAGGACAACAAGTAAGTGTTGGTTTTTTGTTGTAGCAAATTCAATTATATCTTACTAGTATTATCAGCTAAAGAATGAGTTGAAAAAAAATGGTGTGGGTCCAGCAATATCAATGAACAAGGATAGAAATGGACGTGGAGCTGGGGCTTCAGAGGTGGTGGAGAAGTTGGGAAATGTGACAATTGGAAGTCGGAGGCAGTATGGTGGACAAATAGGGGCACCACCTATGAAGGCTGGGGTGCAGTGGACTGCGGAATCTAATGACATGTTTCTGAGGCCAACCCAACAGATACCGTCTGGCAGAACTTTTACCAGAAAAGTAGCGGGATGAGATGGCTCCGCGTCATGCCTTTATATGCTTCATACTGATACTGctaataataaataacaattctactactactactactaataaTGCATGTCATTCAATACATGGATACAAAGAATGAGTGCTTtggtttgttttcttttgttctgtTGGAGTGGTTGTGCGTAGCAATAACCCATACAATAAAACATGGTTTCTGTTACAACCAAGTGATTGGATTTGCTTCTTCCTATTGACGTTGCTTGATAATGAAATGTGAGCTGTTTGTGTTTTTCTTCATATGTTTCGACTTTGGACTTAGTGTGCATTTTTCATtctcttaatttaatttataactaGTATCTTATTATATATACTTGTATACATATACTGGTAATATTAAGTTCTTTCGTCTACACAATCAGTTTCTCGAAATTTAATATGTCGTTTGCTGTTGGCATATTTCTGTATTCTAGTATCTATAATTTAGCTTATACAATGTTCAGGAAATAAAGGGTTTATAATAATCAGTGTTTGATTATAGAGGGAAAAGGAAATGGAaggattttttaaaataactttttataaaatattttatataaaaaatgatgaaaaaggaaaAGGTAAGTTATTTTATAATAGAAATGAGTTTATTACAAGTTTATGTATTTATGTTCCcttaaagttatattttgatCACAAAACTTTAAATAATTACTATATGGTTATCAATAATATTATTGCCATTTAATGTaattatttcaaatgaaaatttaaattaaagtttataattaatctttataaattttctatttagcaaatttaatattttccttttgttttcttttaatgtttatttattctttttcttctcttcttctccctttctttttcactctcatttTCAAATTGCGGTAGATTTTGGATTTCGTGGGACAAGAAGAAAATTTCTTATTACCAGCTCCAAAATTGAAGGAAAACGAACTTTACTCAAATATATAGCCATAGAGACCGTctaaatgcaaaaataaaaattaaccaaataatGAAATACTACATTGAAGCATTTGTCCaaatgagaaaaaagaaaaaacccttcAAAAACCCAGCTCCAAACGAAAAAGAGATACAAAGTTGCCCTTTTTTTTATGTCAACGAtaaatcataaaagtaaataactaaaaatatatcaaacaataaaaaatggAATTTGTTTCTTGAAAAACAGAACCAATTAGCGATATCTAAAGAAAGAAAGGTTTTCTTTTTAGTTCTAAGAGAAAACAATGAATATTATTGGATTAataaccaaataaaagaaaagttttcaaaatttcccTGGCTTTTCCTATTCCTTTCCCTCCTTGGTTTTATTGGTGATTAAGCGAAGAATGCTGGGGATATAGAGTGAGCAAAGCACTGCAGCTTAATGCTATCTCTTCTCTTGACGGCCAGGCCGGCCTAGCCTCAATCAAATCTCTTTAGCATTAATGGATTGAGTGAAATGAATTTATAAACCATAAAGCATTTGAATTTAGAGCAAAGCATAACTTAAATAATATAGCATAATATGAATTAGTTGTAAACTCGAGACAAAAATACCAGTACGTAACCATGTATGTAATGTCCCTTTTACTTTTTACGTGATCCACCCCCCCAAATGGATTGCCAAAAAACAGGCCAGTTCTTCTGAGCCTCATTCCATCCCAAGACTGACCCTTCTCTCAATGGATCCCAACTAGATGACACAATCCCATAACTCACCCCTAACAGTGCTGTCCCGAAGAAGATGAAGGTCACAATAAACGGCACCCACGTTGGTACATCGATTTTCAATCCAACCTTGAGATAataaaagaatgggaaaaacaaCAGCCCTACCAACAATGGAATCCCAACTGTGAATCCCATTCTGCTTATCATCCTGTTTGTTACCACTTCAGGTATCACCCCTGCCTCTGCTTCATtctcctcctcttcttcttcgTCTTCATTGTCATCACCACCACTCTTTGATTTCTttgtctttttgtttttcttgggTGGGGATCCAAAGCCTTTTGGGCTATTCAAGGTGGCATGTAGGGGTAGTAAGTACAATGGTCGGATTTGGTTTTGGGGGTTAACTGGGAATGGGGAAGATGATTTTGTGGGTTGGGCTGATGTCAATGAAGAGGGTTCCATGGTCAACTGCCTGCAAAGCTTACATACAAAACTCGATTTTTCATTCTGCAAATTCTATATAGATGAATCATATTaatttctatcttaaggaatatAATAAAGGAAACATGCATACCTTGAAACGGCAGTAGGATAAAGACGACAGTGCCAGAGCTGCCATTCACTTGAGCtacttcaattttttcttttcttggagTGCTTATTAAGTTGGTCCAGATATTGGAAGAAACACCCACAGATGAGAACACAAAAGCTTAcctttttaagttaaaattgttGCAGAATTCAGAAACTCAAGTATGATTGCCCTCACTGAAACCCCATTCGGATTCAGAAACCTTCTTACCACCAATTTACCAGACCGAAAGGAGAAGCGATAAGGTTATGATTCAAAGATGATCCGAAAGATCTCTAATAAGGGCTGGGCCGACTCGGGTAGTccaacaattttattttctttatctaAATTCATTTTCGGTCCAAGTCGtcgattttaatattaaaattgatgtgattagttaattaaatccagttcaattaaaaataacaaaacaaaagagaaatttacaaaaaagaaaaaaacataattatgtggatattttaatattaaaaaaaaccacGTTCAtcttttttcacattttatttttttataaaaaaaattcactcacaaaatcaatataTTTGTATAAAAGAGATCCATTTACGTTAATATAAAACTATAGTAGTTTTACATACTTTCAtaatttaaatggttaaatttatcaatataatcataattataatacacgtaaaattttaaatcaattccATATCTTTATTACATCAATCTAATAATTCTTACATTTAAGACATAATTAgataatcttttatttatttcacatgcatcattaaaatcaataaaaaggagTAAAAATATCATGAGAGTTCTTGCACTAAAAATCAAAATGTATTTTGCCTATTGCCTCTTAAAAATATATGCTAAATCAATGAGCAAATTgatattttctataaaaaaattatatctatttgtactattaaaaacggACATAATTGATAGAACAACCAAATATACCTCATGTTGAGGTACAATGACCAAATTTTAATAATGGGAGTAAATATAATTACCTATACATAGcctcaaaataccaaaataaaatatagCCCATAAATTAAATGAGATTCATTCGTCAATAAATAATCTTTAAAAAGTTTATACAGAAAATTggattaaaaaatgattaaaagagattatactaaattaattatattgggGCTTTCTTAAACCAATAAAATAGATGATATAAACAAATTTCAAACACACACGATTTCTATTAAATACCAAACAAATTTCCTTGTAAAAAGTTAGTCCCGTCAAATATGGAACCGAGTTGACATATGCAAAGACCGATCCGAAAATACAACTTATATAACAGTGAACAGTTTTGATGATGTAGCATATGACTAGAGAGACTGTGGATATTGCAGGACTTGTTGTTGAATTCTTTTCCGGTACTCATTTGGGTTCTGTATTAGCAAAGATAGCATATCGGAAAACAAAATTATAGAACAATAGAAATAAGTAAAGGCTAAACTTTTGTTACTTACCGATACGTAAAGCTGATGTCCCTCTGTTTGTGCAGCGTCGGTAGCATTGGGTTGATCAAGCAAATCTTGAATCCCCACTAGGATTTGTTTCACTGTAATGGATGGTCTCCATCCCTTGCAGGAAAAACAAGGTTTTTGCTTTAGCAAAaatggaattttaaataaaaaagattggtgtgGAAGTTTCTTACACGACGCTCGCTGAGGATAGACAAACACACAATTCCAGAAGGATAAACATTAGGATGGAAGAATCCATTTGGGAACTTGCATTTAGGGGGTTTGCTTGGGTACTCCTCACTGAAGTTGAGTGTCAGTGGAAAGTACCCCCCTTCCCAATCTGTCTGGAACATTTAAAAAATTGTGATTTAACTAATAAACAACCATAGAAATTTCAATGCAAATAAATCCTAGGCTTACATACAACATAAGAAAACTTCAAAGGTCCAAACTTtgattaaaagaattttttttgtgGACTGACCCCTTTTTTGCCGGGGATAACACAATGCCAAACCATCAAATCAACACTCCCATCTGCCCTTGTCTCAGGTTTAGCCACAAAacccttcaaaaaaaaaaaactataatatagtacagtaaaaaagaaaagagtcagaagagaagagaaaaatgttgaTACATGGGGATGATTTTTGCGCCAGGCTTTTCGTTCCTCTGCAAGACGACTGCGTGCGATACCATCCGACATGATATTTGGGAGGGTTTGTTTCTTTGTGTGACTACTGAGATTTTGAAGAGTTTGAAGATCAGTAGAGGTTGAATTGAAATGGGTCTTTTAAAACTGACTTTGTAATGTAACCTTTTATTTCCCTAACAAACGAGTCAAATATCAAGGCACTCTTATTGGCGCACTCATTGTCTTTATAGTTATACCACTAATAAATAAGGCGAGGAAAGGCTACGCAAGGAATAAATATATTGGgggtatattatatatacattttaaatacTACTAATAAAAAGGATCcttaaaaggtaaatttttttcttttttgaggtCTCCACCTGAAGAAAGGAAAATCCAAGTCTCTCTCTCTCTAACCATGAGTCTCTTCGGTCTGGGCAGGTGACCTCTAATTTGTAATTTCCACTTCGTTATATAATTTTCTCGtaaattagtttattattttccttcaatttctttttttttcattgctTATTTGCTATATTACGTTGATAAATCGTGTCGGATCTGCTGTAATTCTGCAGCTTTTTTTTGATTCAAGATCAGTTATCAACTCCTTTTTTTTGGGCTTTTATTGAAAGCTTTGATTAGAATTCTGgaaaatttttcatctttcttacTAATTTAAGCCTCGATTCTCTTTTTTCTTAACTGTGCTTGCAATCCAATTGTTTTCTAATCTTGGAGTCATTTGTGACGGTTTAACTATCGTCGTTAATTATTGTTCTTGCTGTGAAAGTTTCTAATCTTGGATGCATGTTGACCTAGTCTTTTATTTCTACGCAattaatgggttttttttttcttcttcttctgacTGCTTATAATTAGTATGCAAATCAGGTAGTTCTCATGGCTGGAATAATTAGAAAGGTCGAAAAAGGTATGCTAAATTATTGGTTTTTGACCTTAAAGATTATATGGCCTTTATTCACAAGGTTGAGCTTTGCATTTTCAAGCTGAACTTTATTGACTAGGTTGCAAATTAGGTCTGTTGACAATTTGCAGCCATTTTTAGAAGGCTCGTGGTGGCAGAATGATAACAAAAATTGAATTAACTGGAGCGAAAGAAAAAAGGGAATGTCCAAATCTAGTCTAAGGCTAATTAATATTTccaaaaatcaatttattaatcATCTTTGATCTTTCACAATTTTCAGTTAGAGAAAGAGTTCTGGCTTTCTATCTTGCTCTCTGCCATGCTATAAGAGTCCA contains:
- the LOC107929416 gene encoding protein PAM68, chloroplastic isoform X1, translating into MAALALSSLSYCRFKLCRQLTMEPSSLTSAQPTKSSSPFPVNPQNQIRPLYLLPLHATLNSPKGFGSPPKKNKKTKKSKSGGDDNEDEEEEEENEAEAGVIPEVVTNRMISRMGFTVGIPLLVGLLFFPFFYYLKVGLKIDVPTWVPFIVTFIFFGTALLGVSYGIVSSSWDPLREGSVLGWNEAQKNWPVFWQSIWGGGSRKK
- the LOC107929416 gene encoding protein PAM68, chloroplastic isoform X2; protein product: MEPSSLTSAQPTKSSSPFPVNPQNQIRPLYLLPLHATLNSPKGFGSPPKKNKKTKKSKSGGDDNEDEEEEEENEAEAGVIPEVVTNRMISRMGFTVGIPLLVGLLFFPFFYYLKVGLKIDVPTWVPFIVTFIFFGTALLGVSYGIVSSSWDPLREGSVLGWNEAQKNWPVFWQSIWGGGSRKK
- the LOC107929431 gene encoding SUMO-conjugating enzyme SCE1 is translated as MSDGIARSRLAEERKAWRKNHPHGFVAKPETRADGSVDLMVWHCVIPGKKGTDWEGGYFPLTLNFSEEYPSKPPKCKFPNGFFHPNVYPSGIVCLSILSERRGWRPSITVKQILVGIQDLLDQPNATDAAQTEGHQLYVSNPNEYRKRIQQQVLQYPQSL